The sequence below is a genomic window from Cryptococcus neoformans var. neoformans B-3501A chromosome 8, whole genome shotgun sequence.
TTGAGGCAGCTTGGATGGAGGTCGTCATGTCGGCGATCGACTTTGTATTGGCGGATAAACTCGAGAAGCTGTTGGCGACGCCGTCAAGACTAGTGGACCATGGAGTGAAAGTAGCCTTGACCTGGTCGAGGATCAGGGCTTCAGAGTCTTTGAGGTAATTTTGGAAGAAACCTTCGATAGTGGTAGGCTGACATCCGGCAGGGGTAAAACAAGGtgcaagggcaagggcaaaagCAGAGTATCGATCAAGATCTGGGGAAAGTCAGTAAGCATGCAAAGGCAACGTGCAGGAAGGCATATTCATGACTAACCGAGTTCAGCCGCTTTGAAGACCCTCACGTTGCCATTGGTGACAAGAGCACCAGTGCCTTGAGTTAGACCCTGTTTGTTATCTTGGACATTCAAGCCAGCGTCGATGGCGCAGGCGTAGAACTTGGTAGTTTTGGCTAGGATGGCTCCGGTACTTTCGCTGACGCTCTTGGATTTCGCGACTGCTTTGAAGGTATCTGTATCGATCATCGCCCAAGCCTGAAGTATTCCATCAGCTCAGTCCTATCTTCCAGACTTGTCGGTGGATCGTAGATatgttgaggaggatagaGACCTCAGACTCACATCTGGGATACATCTGCAAACGGCCGTACTCTTCTTTACCAAATCCGGTAGCCCCGGGATCGTTTTTGTCGCGAACTTACAGATGTCCACCGATGTCAATACGATATCCAGTCCGACTGGAGTACGAACTTGCTGCGCTTCAGTACCGGGGATACAGATCGAGACACCAAaagcctttttcttcgtttTACACGAATTGATTCGGAATAACGTGATAGTACCATATCGCACTCTGGCGGTGGGAATCTTGATGGTGGCTCTACATGCCGCAACTGTTCCTAGTTGGTCACAGAGTTTCTGGACAACGTCAGATGCCGAACTGGCGTTGGCgatgggaaaggagaagacgacgtAAAGGAGAACGAGGGGAAGGCAAGTTGTCTTGAAAACTTTCATCCTAGTAAAAAGCGCAACCTTCTCGTCTTGATTATCGAACCGAAGGATATTagatggatgagaaaaaACTAAATATCCGCAAGAGGGTTCGACAATGTTAAAtacctctcatcctcattctctcccTGGATCAAGCATAGCCTTGCACTTCTGTTGTTCGCATTCTTGCCCTGCTTCTGATAAGCAATACAGACCGCGACGCTACTTTTCGACAGGGACTGTAGCCagtggaaggaggaggggtgCGAACGCAATTTGAGATGCTGCTCGTTATTCGCTTCCACACTGGTCGAGCTGAACCAAGTTGTGTGGGACAATTTCCATTCCCCTGGACATGAGCTGTAGGAGCATAAAGGAAATGGAACACCTCTGTCTACTAATCAAAGAGGACGCAGGCTGTGTTTTGGCTGTGTTCTGGCTGTGGATACGGAGGATGCCTATATGGGAGTGTGACTATGGTCCCATATACATGATGCCAAGGCATTGACGTTGTAAGCAGGTGATTGATTTATAATCAATTGAATTATTGTTCGCTCACGAAATCTCCACATATACGAAGACTTaatcccttttcctcaagGATCTACTTGAAAGCATCGCCGTCAATGAAAAAGCGATGAAATGTGAGAGGAGGGATGGTGCAGTGTGTTCCACGCCCCAAGCAAATGAATGATACGCAATACATACCTCATCACCTGCCCGTTCTTTGTAGGGAACGGTAATTTACAGGTGGCGATTTGTATGACTAAAGATGATCACCTTAGCACTTATAATATGTATACTTTCAGTCAGCAATCCGAGTCATACTAGCAACGAATCAAGAGGCAAGAGGCAAAATCGCGTGAGCAGACTATAAACAAGCGGCAGGTGGCAAGTATCGACGGACATTGGTCGGTCCCCGACGAGGCACGAAATTCCGACGAGGTAAACCGGTTGTTGAGAGAACAGTAACCGACGGTCGAGGTCTCGGTGCTATAATTGAAGGTACTACTACATACGTAGTATAGTGAGGGTAGTCGATTCTTCGAGATGCGTCCGGATTTTGTCCGAACGGTCAATATCAGGCTCACCTTTGGGATCAGGATCGGGACGTGCAAAATGCGATCCCATCGAGCGTCCCGACGTCCCAACAAACAGCATTTGACGAACAGCATGCATCTTCTCTTGTCCGTCATTTTGCTAGTCTTCTACAAAATCTTCCTCTACCAATTTTGGATCCAATGCAACCCTCCCAGCCTGCACAATCTTCCCCTTCGAAGCGTCGCCACTCTTCGGCTCAGTTATCTCAGACTCAGGCCGGAGCATCTGCGACTGTTCCGCTCCAACCGACCACCAACGCCTCCAAACGTTCAAAGAAGAATCCTGCGGTATCAACCGGTCACGGGACAGATGGAACTCCACCAGCGGAAGAGAATTGGTGGGCTGATCGAAAAACTGACTGGGAAAATGACTGCGGAGGGGAAGACCAACAGCCGAGTTTTGCTTATTTCAAAGATTGGATTCCCACTGGGATCAGCTATATGTCTGGTGCCGTGGGGGGCTATACTTTGAAGAGAGGAGCGAAGGAGTTCTAAAGGTTCTTGTACGGGAAAAAGGGGCCGACCAAGCATTCTGTCAAGAGCATTGAAAACAAGGTGAGTTGCCCTTGGATAGTCTATAACGAAGCTCCATCTCTATCCATCCCACATGCTCAACGAATCAATATTCATATAGTATATCTCTGTGAGAAAGGGCTGGAAAACTGCCTATAACCTTACTCAGCAAACTGGAGCTGGAGACGGAGGTATCATCACAATTCATACACCGACAGGCAATGTGGGTATTCCCTATGCTAAACTCGGTGGTAAGTTTACTCGCAGAAGCCAAATCATATTTCAACCATGACATGAAGGCCGACAATTATCTGTAGATCACCGAGAAAACTACTTTCCCGATTACAACTTCTGGAACGAGATCTTCCAAAGTCGACAAGGTGCATGGCCTGAGTTTAGGAGGAGTACCGAAAACGACAGCAATTTCTCTCTAAACCGCATGAGGGAGCACATCTCACGTCCTCATAAAGAAACGACCTCTGACAGCGCACCTCTGGAAGAGCCTCGCCCCGTGGATGAAGGGACCAGCGAAGATCTTGAAATACAACGTCAATCAAGAAGTATCCATGGCGATAATGATAATGATGATCTtcaggaagaagggaatTCTTGTCataaggaagatggagaggatcTAAGTACACAACATCATCTGCTTGAGAAATCAATCAGAAGCCGACTCAGCCACCGTAAATGCGTCCTGTTCACTTGCTTTTTATGTCTGCTAACATTTCTATAGCCCGCCGACCTCATGGAGCTCCTACCTCGTAGACGAGCGAGGACAGCCGCAAAatgctggaggaggactTGAATTTACGTCGAGAGACAGCGCAGTGCCGCATAAATAAAGAAATGAGGGAAATAGCGCGaacggagaaggaggacgatcgttgggaaagggaggcCATGTATTTCGAAATCAAAATGACCTTTGCCAGTCTAAGAAAGCGTACTATGAGCGAAAAATACAAAttgaggaagcggaagccGCTGCAAGGATAGCATCTCAAATGAAGATCTATCTCCTTGCAAGAAGCGTTTTCTGTGCTTCGAAGAACTCGGGCAGCCAACGACGGCAAATGATATCTCGTATCTTCGTGCATGCATGTCTCATCTTCGGCAGTTCACATTTCAAATGTATTAACGTCAAAAGCAGGATCTCTACGAACTTCATCTCTGGCCATTTCCGCAATGATTTCATTCCTCCTGTTATTTGCTGGTTCCCCACCAGTTCCCGTGACTGTTCCAAGAAtactcatcatctccctccactTCAGTCACAGTCAGCGAGTCCTTCCAAGTCTCAAACAGAAGGTTATGAAGCCGAACCAGGCATATCTAAATCTTTCCAGATGATCGACCACAACGACCATTTTATAATCATATCCCTCTTTGTAACTGCGCATCGTATGCGCCTTTTTCCGCCCAACTGATGGTGCTTGGTGCAATACAATCTCACTTCCATCGATGAAGCCGATACATGACGGTATTCCATATTGTGCGTACAATTCACGGGCAAAGACAGCGCGTCCTGCCTCAGTGGGCCAAGAAACGTACTGCCTCAAAGAGGATACGATCGTTATTAGTGACCGTCAGTATAATGAGATACATTTCCATCTGTCATCCGAGCAAGAATATCCCCTGTATATGAACTTCAAAAATAACGATTGAAGGCTATCTTCTACTTACGGGACAGGTTAAAACGATTCTCCACGGTACTCTCTCTCCCGCCTCCTGGCATTCTGTAGATGCATGTCGGTAGGGGGCAAGATATAACTACGCGTAACAGCGCAAGCTGTCATCGCCGGTTTGTTGCGGcctatcatcatcgaccCAGCATTGCCATGTCCATCCTTTGAAGGTTGCTCCATTCACGTTCTTTCTACCAGGCAGCCAGCCTCCTTTCTTTGAAGCTGAAATGCCATGTCCAACTCCTCATCACTGAAAACAGCTCTTAAGCTGAGATCTCAATCACTGGAGAAattttccttctcaatAAACCGAAAACCTACACATTGATCTATGTTGGTCTGTGAGTTGTAGGCCCAGTAGCCTGTGGCGTCGCTGTAATCATCTGTTTCTTTGACGATAGATGACACTGATACCATCGTTATCTCCCAGTCCTAGCCCTACTCGCAATTATATCcctcactctcctctttctctggTGGCGATACCAATGGCCAACAggcttttttttcaaaaaGCATCGGTGCGCAAAATGCAACGCCACAGTGGCATCAGATGACTCTACTGTCGTTAAAATCCAGCCGGGGGTTTGGGGGAGGGTGAGGTGGGAGCATGAAGACGGAACGGTTACATGTCTGAAGTCTGGTGGGCAAGCTTGAGCTGGAACTGCGAGAGGATGGGATTGGGTGGTAAGACTTGCGGCATCTTTGTGTCTGAGGCTTCACAACAAGTAAAAAATAATACCTCTGGATGACTAAAAAGAGATCCACTAGTCAACACAAGCAATAATTAATGAGTGACAGATCCAACGCGGCATCGACCGATGACAGTAGACGATGACTTGCCGGGACTGGCTTCTTCTGTCCGCCGCCGTCCTATTCCTGCTATGCTCACATTCGCGCTAACGCCATCATTAATCCTCATCACCTGATGGTGCAGCAGATGCCCTCATCGTTGTTGCCATCATCACATTCACaatccttccatcctcatgGTTTTCGGTAATAGGTTAGGTTTTCTGTCGTTCTGGTGTCTCTCACCGCGCGCCTTGCGAACATGGGCAATGTCACAAGCCCACCTTGGCAGATGAGTTAGAAGATGTCATGATCCGGATCAGGACGACTTGGCGGGATAAAAAGGAAAGTTTACTATCATAGGAAATGCGCCAATAAAAAGGGCTATTCgcgggagaagagggttgATAATGCCCTACTACGCTTGTATGCATGCTGTACCTGGGCCTACTGTGCATCCGATGGCACTGAAGTGAGAAGTGCCCCTAAGAGGGCGTGGATATGTCCTTTCACTCATCATGAAACAAAGCTTGCTGATGCCGAGTGAATAACGCCGTCACACCCTCTACATGTCCCTCTGCGTTCCGTCACTATGTAATCATTACACCCCTTGTCGATGTAAGGTTGCTATCAAAAGAAGGTGCCCACCAAAGGAGGGCGCACAAGTCATTGTCAAAGGATTCTTGTTTGGTATGCAGATGGTACACAGATTGCACAGGGGGGTTTCGCACATAAAGACAGCAGTAGCCAAATCTCGGTGATACATGGAAGGCTGTGAGCACACATATCTTGCGAACATGTCAGACGTCTCGACAGCCATCACGACCATAACCAGCAGCACTGGTACCGATGATATATCGGATGACTTTGGCAAGAAGTGGGTCTGTGAGTAGTATCTGATAACTTTCGTTCTAACCGATTGGCTTACGTTGACATTTTTTGAAGGGTTGATGGTAGCGGCCGTCATCTTTATCATTGTCTTCGGGCTTGTGTTCGCCATTTGTCGCAAGTACCACAAGCGCGGACGTATGACTGTTTGGGGAAGAAACTCTCATTGTAGAAACTGCGGAGAAAAGATGGCAGGAGAGGCGGGCACTGCCCAGAACCTGGAAAAACTTTGGTGCTGGAAAGTGAAGACATACTACTGCGACGTTTGCGTTAGAAATGAAAGGAAGAACGGCATTGTTTGAGACATAATATGCTGAGCGCCTGCGGCTGGTTCTTCCGAGAGTGCGACAAACTGGCCGGAGAAGTGGTGGTGTAGAATGTGAATAACTTATAGTTGTTGCCTTCGTTCTGTTACTCTTGAATACTCGATTTATTCTCATGTGTATCATCGTTATAGAAGATAAGCAACGAAGCAACGGCACAATTGCAGGCAACCGACATCAAGCAGATGAGATGGGACGGCCGGATTAATATATAGGCCGAAGACAAGTGCGAAGTCCGATCCGACAGTATCCCGGAAGAGTAAGGGGACAAGGGTCCCGGGCTGAGATGCTTAAACCAAGTTTGACGGGACCAAAAATtacagaagaaggagaaagaaaagatcaagGCTCAGAAAAACTGGGTTTTTAATGTTCCCCAGTCCCCTGAGGATGCCGATCTTCTTAGCCGGTTCAAGCCTTCGGGCATTCACAGCAGGCATCTTCAAATCTAAATACTACATCCCTCGTCGCCTGTGGGTTACATGGCCGGAGAGTTAACCATGAGAAATGTAGAATGTAGATTCTGTTATTCTTATATGCGTAATAACTATAATAATCAGTTAGACTCAAATTGTCCACTTTGGCATGTCCTCCGACGAATCAAAGAGGCCAGCCAAGCCCGCTGAGATCCCTCGACGGgccccttcatcctcccgCCTCAGCTTCCGTgcattcttccctctcctcggTCTTCTGATGGTCTTGGTCTATCAGAACTACCCTGACATCTCGTCCGCTATCATAACGAGGCTGTCCCGGAACGCTTCTCTTGCCGAACGTCCTACTACCGAGCAGCTTGCTATCGTTGAGCAAGATGTCCCTCTGCCCGACTCCGCTAGGTGCCCTATTCAACCCGAACCATTAAACGTGGGCGAGGACTGGAATCCTCTTGAAGATTCTGTCTACGCTGATCTGGCTGTTAAGCGACTATCCAAGGCTATTCAGATAGACACCGTTGCCTACGATGACATGCCTATGGACACTTCCGACCCGGCGTTTGACAAGCACTTGGTCTTTGCTCGCTTCATTGAGCACGAGTATCCCAAGCTTATCTCAAATCTCAAGCACGAGGTTGTCAACAACCATGGACATCTCTTTACATGGGAAGGCTCCAACTCCAATTTGAAGCCTATCATGCTTATGGCGCACATCGATACTGTACCTGTGCCTCCAGAGACACTTGGTCAATGGAAGTACCTGCCTTTTGAAGGAGCTATCACGCAAGATGGAACGCCTGATACTCCTGGTACTTGGATATGGGGTCGAGGATCTTCGGACTGCAAAAACTCTTTGTTGGGAATTTATGGTGCCGTGGAACGTCTTATCTCCGAGGGCTACAAGCCCAAACGCACAGTGATCATCTCTAATGgctttgatgaagaagtgagCATAGACCTTATATGGCAGCCTCAATAGCTAATGTTATGGACAGGTTGGCGGAGCTCGAGGAGCTGCGACTATGGCAAATGTCTTAGAAGAACGTTACGGCAAACATGGTATTGCTTTTTTGGTCGACGAAGGTGTCACTGGTATCCTCGAATACTACGGCGCATCAGTAGCCCTATTTGGTATGGCAGAAAAAGGTTCGGTCAATGTCAAGGTCAAGGTAGAGTCTCTTGGTGGTCATTCGAGCGTTCCCCCTCGCCACACT
It includes:
- a CDS encoding hypothetical protein (Match to EST gb|CF191288.1|CF191288; HMMPfam hit to Peptidase_M20, Peptidase family M20/M25/M40, score: 151.1, E(): 2.4e-42) → MSSDESKRPAKPAEIPRRAPSSSRLSFRAFFPLLGLLMVLVYQNYPDISSAIITRLSRNASLAERPTTEQLAIVEQDVPLPDSARCPIQPEPLNVGEDWNPLEDSVYADLAVKRLSKAIQIDTVAYDDMPMDTSDPAFDKHLVFARFIEHEYPKLISNLKHEVVNNHGHLFTWEGSNSNLKPIMLMAHIDTVPVPPETLGQWKYLPFEGAITQDGTPDTPGTWIWGRGSSDCKNSLLGIYGAVERLISEGYKPKRTVIISNGFDEEVGGARGAATMANVLEERYGKHGIAFLVDEGVTGILEYYGASVALFGMAEKGSVNVKVKVESLGGHSSVPPRHTGIGVISRILTKLEDNPFPPILTPETPFFKFLACMSEYAPLVPEFIKTKIKHPKEWPMLAHGLAARDRILNSFLATTQAIDLISGGVKYNALPEYTEATINHRIAFTSSINETLQHIVDLVLPVAQFLNFTISPFDGSPKASDFHISLEAPYSLEPAPITPSDSKSFELMAGTTKHVFGKGTIVSPSGMFANTDTKRMWNVTKNIYRFSPALVTESVGMHTVNERISLNAHLTTTRFFYKLIRNSEGWVNDDE